From Pandoraea norimbergensis, the proteins below share one genomic window:
- a CDS encoding lipopolysaccharide biosynthesis protein, with protein MTDTRPPPAKTGASMIRGSVISLGVRLLDLPSRYGFHLLIAAALGVVETGNFYIVFSTMVALAGFGRLGVDQALTRQLAMDVASGQFGAVRPTIRRALWLVVLTSVAVSMLLAAGAALFADDILRKPGLALPLMLGALSFVPQNLGAAVAGALAGLQRVGFSQMIYSWLWPAIFCVAVIPLVVTGHLTVINALILIAASFTLTAIVGAVLLRRFLRDVPKRTMTNAAAPAVSHPAAKGLLKTGLSLFSLELTKLLITSAPAIVLGIVASSRETGLFALAWRLALVVNLLISGVTGMAAPRFASLYARHDTPGLERSAAQAIGLVLCLALPVTVAMLVIPQHLLGLFGHGYDDGATALRVLALGQIAAACFTAMPELLGMTAHTRALMRINAVSVVVLLAGLALLAPSGGSVGASAAASLAIAVNGAAATWAAHRLLGVSPLAALRRWVVGLLARKARS; from the coding sequence ATGACCGACACGCGCCCGCCGCCCGCCAAGACCGGGGCTTCGATGATTCGCGGCAGCGTGATCAGCCTCGGCGTACGCCTGCTCGATCTGCCCAGCCGCTACGGTTTTCACCTGCTGATCGCTGCGGCGCTCGGCGTGGTCGAGACCGGTAATTTCTACATCGTATTCAGCACGATGGTGGCGCTTGCCGGGTTTGGGCGCCTTGGCGTCGATCAGGCGCTGACGCGGCAACTCGCCATGGACGTGGCATCGGGGCAATTCGGTGCTGTGCGCCCGACGATCCGCCGCGCGCTCTGGCTGGTGGTGCTCACTTCGGTCGCCGTGTCGATGCTGCTCGCCGCAGGTGCTGCGCTGTTTGCCGACGATATTCTGCGCAAGCCGGGACTCGCTCTGCCGCTCATGCTGGGGGCGCTCTCATTCGTTCCGCAGAACCTCGGTGCTGCCGTGGCCGGTGCGCTCGCTGGGTTGCAACGCGTGGGTTTCAGCCAGATGATTTATTCGTGGCTCTGGCCTGCCATCTTCTGCGTAGCCGTCATCCCGCTGGTTGTCACGGGCCACCTGACGGTGATCAATGCCTTGATACTGATTGCCGCGAGCTTCACGCTCACGGCGATTGTCGGCGCGGTGCTGCTCCGTCGGTTTCTGCGCGATGTGCCGAAGCGAACCATGACGAACGCCGCGGCGCCGGCGGTATCGCACCCTGCTGCCAAGGGGCTGCTCAAAACGGGATTGTCGCTGTTCTCGCTGGAACTCACCAAGTTGCTGATCACCTCGGCGCCCGCCATCGTGCTGGGCATCGTCGCGTCGTCCCGTGAGACCGGGTTGTTTGCGCTTGCGTGGCGCCTGGCGCTCGTCGTCAATCTGCTGATCAGCGGCGTGACAGGCATGGCCGCACCGCGCTTCGCAAGTCTGTATGCCCGTCACGACACGCCGGGGCTGGAGCGTAGCGCGGCGCAAGCGATCGGCTTGGTGCTTTGTCTGGCGCTGCCGGTCACCGTAGCGATGCTCGTCATTCCGCAGCACCTGCTGGGCCTGTTCGGGCATGGCTATGACGATGGTGCGACGGCCTTGCGTGTGTTGGCGCTGGGGCAGATTGCCGCTGCGTGCTTTACCGCCATGCCGGAACTGCTCGGGATGACGGCGCACACGCGGGCGCTCATGCGGATCAACGCTGTGTCGGTGGTGGTGCTGCTGGCCGGGTTGGCGTTGCTGGCACCGTCAGGCGGCAGCGTTGGCGCTTCGGCCGCCGCATCGCTGGCGATTGCGGTGAACGGCGCGGCCGCGACGTGGGCCGCGCATCGTCTGCTTGGGGTGTCACCACTCGCTGCTCTGCGGCGATGGGTGGTGGGCCTTCTCGCCCGGAAGGCCCGCAGCTAG
- a CDS encoding glycoside hydrolase family 44 protein has product MRVLRHRSPRSRLIQLVGVALLLSAAACTKAAPGELLPVTIAVDAAANRHPINPYIYGINFGTTAMLQDLRVPLNRSGGNSASAYNWRLDARNAGRDWYYESLPVNPADINDQFGDRFVALTQAGGATPIVTISMLGRVATLSRARERLPSFSIAKYGLQQNHDVDGLTDAGNGILRDGTPVVNDPNDATVPDDPASQQARVAALVQQFGPARAGGVRYYAMDNEPSLWQLIHNDVHPTGAHASEIAAKVIAYSRAVKAADPGAQVIAPEEWGWNGYQYSGFDQQHSIKHGYAQAPDRQRETGGMAYVPWLLAQWKKAGRPVDVFSLHFYPQSGEYEEAPTGNSSTIALMRNRSTRNLWDPNYKDPTWINSVVALIPMMRQWVDTYYYPGTPIAITEYNWGADTRMNGATAQADVLGIFGREKLDMATRWGTLDPSMPVYKAIKLYRNYDGHGGAFGSTSVAATAPDPDTVSAFAALRDDGAMTVVVINKQLDRPAQTTISLANFAVSGTGEVWQLVNNELTRAPDVTATDGALRVDLPPQSIKLLVLRGTAQPALKPAGKPTSKSVN; this is encoded by the coding sequence ATGCGCGTTTTGCGGCACCGTAGCCCCCGCTCCCGTTTGATTCAACTGGTCGGGGTGGCGCTGCTGCTATCCGCCGCAGCATGCACCAAAGCCGCCCCCGGCGAGCTGTTGCCCGTCACCATCGCGGTGGATGCGGCGGCAAACCGTCACCCGATCAACCCGTACATCTACGGCATCAATTTCGGCACGACGGCGATGTTGCAGGACCTGCGTGTGCCGCTCAATCGCTCGGGCGGTAACAGCGCCTCGGCCTACAACTGGCGGCTCGACGCGCGCAACGCCGGGCGCGACTGGTACTACGAAAGCCTGCCGGTCAATCCCGCCGATATCAACGATCAGTTCGGTGACCGGTTTGTCGCGCTCACGCAGGCGGGCGGTGCGACTCCCATCGTGACGATCTCGATGCTGGGGCGTGTGGCCACGCTGTCGCGTGCCCGTGAGCGTTTGCCCAGTTTCTCGATTGCCAAATACGGCCTGCAACAGAATCACGACGTGGACGGTCTGACCGACGCGGGCAACGGCATCCTGCGCGACGGCACGCCGGTCGTGAACGATCCGAACGACGCCACGGTGCCCGACGACCCCGCCAGCCAGCAGGCGCGTGTGGCGGCGCTGGTGCAGCAGTTCGGCCCGGCGCGTGCGGGTGGCGTGCGCTATTACGCGATGGATAACGAGCCGAGCCTCTGGCAACTGATTCACAACGACGTGCACCCGACAGGCGCGCACGCCAGTGAGATCGCAGCCAAGGTGATCGCCTACTCGCGCGCGGTGAAGGCGGCAGACCCGGGCGCGCAGGTGATCGCGCCCGAAGAGTGGGGCTGGAACGGCTATCAGTACAGCGGCTTCGACCAGCAGCATTCCATCAAGCATGGCTATGCGCAGGCGCCCGACCGCCAACGCGAGACCGGTGGCATGGCTTACGTGCCGTGGTTGCTGGCGCAGTGGAAGAAAGCGGGCCGGCCGGTCGACGTCTTCAGCCTGCACTTCTACCCGCAGAGCGGCGAGTACGAGGAAGCCCCCACCGGTAATTCGTCCACGATTGCCCTGATGCGCAACCGCTCCACGCGCAATCTGTGGGACCCGAATTACAAGGACCCGACGTGGATCAACAGCGTGGTCGCGCTGATTCCGATGATGCGTCAGTGGGTCGACACGTATTACTACCCCGGCACGCCGATTGCCATTACCGAATACAACTGGGGCGCTGACACGCGCATGAACGGGGCGACGGCCCAAGCGGATGTGCTGGGCATTTTCGGCCGCGAAAAGCTGGACATGGCCACGCGCTGGGGCACGCTCGATCCGTCGATGCCGGTCTACAAGGCGATCAAGCTTTACCGGAACTACGATGGACACGGCGGTGCGTTCGGTTCGACCAGTGTGGCGGCGACCGCTCCCGACCCGGATACGGTCTCGGCGTTCGCCGCCTTGCGCGATGACGGCGCGATGACCGTGGTGGTCATCAACAAGCAACTCGATCGCCCCGCGCAGACTACGATTTCGCTGGCCAATTTTGCCGTCAGCGGTACGGGCGAAGTCTGGCAGTTGGTGAACAACGAACTGACGCGCGCCCCCGACGTCACGGCCACGGACGGTGCGCTGCGCGTCGATTTGCCGCCGCAAAGCATCAAGCTGCTGGTGTTGCGAGGCACGGCGCAGCCTGCGTTGAAGCCCGCAGGCAAGCCAACCTCGAAGTCAGTGAATTGA
- a CDS encoding polysaccharide biosynthesis/export family protein: MNIFRPACVLALMTLTACSHTWVDTKYQQPASFATWVDAAPSPYRLLPGDDISVVLPFNIELNYKGRVAPDGTIAMPFAGNLPAAGKTLAQFGETVDRALATGGMIANARAQIAVTQTAAHIFVGGEVGKPGELALTPGMSVMQAIITAQGLLDTARTGEIVLIRRSPDGRPMLRTIDVKALTQQGDPAQDIVLTSNDTIFVPKSSIAEVDLWVDQYINKALPFNKNVNYDINGARSF, encoded by the coding sequence ATGAACATTTTCCGCCCGGCCTGCGTTCTGGCACTGATGACGCTGACAGCCTGTTCCCATACCTGGGTTGACACGAAATACCAGCAACCGGCCAGTTTTGCGACGTGGGTCGACGCCGCGCCGTCCCCCTACCGCCTGCTGCCGGGGGACGATATTTCCGTCGTCCTGCCGTTCAACATCGAGCTCAACTACAAGGGCCGCGTCGCGCCTGACGGTACGATCGCGATGCCGTTTGCCGGCAACCTGCCCGCCGCCGGCAAGACGCTCGCGCAGTTCGGCGAGACCGTGGACCGAGCGCTGGCGACCGGCGGCATGATCGCAAATGCGCGTGCCCAGATCGCCGTCACCCAGACGGCTGCGCACATCTTTGTGGGCGGCGAAGTCGGCAAGCCGGGCGAACTGGCACTCACGCCGGGCATGAGCGTCATGCAGGCGATCATTACCGCACAGGGCCTGCTCGACACCGCCCGCACCGGCGAGATCGTGCTGATTCGCCGCAGCCCGGACGGCCGTCCGATGTTGCGCACCATCGACGTGAAGGCGCTGACGCAGCAGGGCGACCCGGCGCAGGACATCGTGCTGACGTCCAACGACACGATCTTCGTGCCAAAATCGTCGATCGCCGAAGTCGATCTCTGGGTCGACCAGTACATCAACAAGGCCCTGCCGTTCAACAAGAACGTGAACTACGACATCAACGGCGCACGTTCCTTCTGA
- a CDS encoding exopolysaccharide transport family protein yields the protein MAITTRTRPDRHAAVVDLTIRDYLNTFFYYRKIATAVFLGIVALGILIALFVPIPYRAQATLLVLNAGYYDQTNNANVGVALQPPVGQLNGVEAQILSSPELHRDVVLSKLGPAATERDIDRELQSFERKLHIEQNDLANTITLTYSDTDPKVAADALARLLDKYFRQRASIFTSGRVSMLVSQRDDVGKQLDKADADLLAFQKKHGIVKIDDQTSRAVQLESQLVQRKLETDAKLLQDRGELQSMQASTKDVRSTIPIYTDDSEASRALNGMQVTLSELETKRADFASRYLPTSPFVQNIDKQIADMRANIASQKQQMMTATRLGHNNYYDVVQERLSVLNASIAGGLAQQKALDEQIKDTRNKLQGLSDVSSQLSQLQARRDILADSFKERSRQVELARVQQGQASQINGTNVRVIQAPFPPSQRSVAASLVIAAAIAAGLLISALTVLILASLRETFLSPEQVERALLLPVVNAPVMLGAERRAGAAGAAGVAAAAGAGSPAAAAAAAAEPTLSRPAYMAYGRMIAAINSSTDAHAKVVMVLAASQNDGQAAVIQGLSVELEHRSAKPIVILDIASTSGAPLYGKPNAQGLLPWPGNGGSGTASADAIVSTGTLETLAFTRVDGHNIVVAQPSSGAIPSSWQQVTQLFDALRQSHDYIVVHAPPSSQSFTGIENASLADATVLVVRAESTRKPVIAGLKSQVEDAGGHLIGVALTHRRGYIPAAIYRFF from the coding sequence ATGGCAATTACGACCAGAACAAGGCCTGACCGGCACGCCGCTGTCGTCGATTTGACGATCCGGGACTATCTCAATACCTTCTTCTATTACCGAAAGATTGCGACGGCAGTATTTCTGGGGATCGTCGCCCTCGGTATTCTGATCGCGCTCTTCGTGCCCATCCCGTACCGGGCACAAGCAACACTGCTGGTGCTCAACGCCGGCTACTACGACCAGACCAACAACGCCAACGTGGGCGTGGCGCTTCAGCCGCCGGTCGGCCAGTTGAACGGTGTAGAAGCGCAAATTCTCTCCAGCCCGGAGCTGCACCGCGATGTCGTCCTGTCCAAGCTCGGACCGGCCGCCACCGAACGTGACATCGACCGCGAGTTGCAGAGCTTCGAGCGCAAGCTGCACATCGAACAAAACGACCTCGCCAACACCATCACGCTGACCTATTCGGATACCGATCCAAAGGTCGCGGCCGATGCACTGGCCCGTCTGCTCGACAAATACTTCCGTCAGCGCGCCTCGATCTTCACGTCGGGCCGCGTCAGCATGCTGGTGAGCCAGCGCGACGACGTGGGCAAGCAACTCGACAAGGCCGACGCCGACCTGCTCGCATTCCAGAAGAAGCATGGCATCGTCAAGATCGACGACCAGACCTCGCGCGCGGTGCAACTGGAAAGCCAGTTGGTGCAGCGCAAGCTGGAAACCGACGCCAAGCTGTTGCAGGACCGGGGCGAACTCCAGTCGATGCAGGCCTCGACGAAGGACGTGCGCTCGACCATCCCGATCTATACCGACGACTCGGAAGCCAGCCGTGCGCTGAACGGCATGCAGGTCACGTTGTCGGAGCTCGAGACCAAACGCGCCGATTTCGCCTCGCGCTATCTGCCCACCTCGCCGTTCGTGCAAAACATCGACAAGCAGATTGCCGATATGCGCGCGAATATCGCGAGCCAGAAGCAGCAGATGATGACCGCGACGCGTCTGGGTCATAACAATTACTACGACGTGGTGCAGGAGCGTCTGTCTGTCCTGAATGCCAGCATCGCCGGCGGTCTGGCGCAACAGAAGGCGCTCGACGAGCAGATCAAGGACACGCGCAACAAGCTGCAAGGCCTGAGCGACGTGTCGAGCCAGTTGAGCCAGTTGCAGGCGCGCCGCGACATCCTCGCCGACAGCTTCAAGGAGCGCTCGCGTCAGGTCGAACTGGCCCGCGTGCAGCAAGGTCAGGCCAGTCAGATCAACGGCACGAACGTGCGCGTGATTCAGGCGCCGTTCCCGCCGTCGCAGCGTAGCGTTGCCGCCAGTCTGGTGATCGCTGCCGCCATCGCGGCCGGTCTGCTGATCTCGGCACTGACGGTGTTGATCCTCGCCAGCCTGCGCGAAACGTTCCTGAGCCCGGAGCAAGTCGAACGTGCGCTGTTGCTGCCGGTGGTGAATGCGCCGGTCATGCTTGGCGCAGAACGACGTGCAGGCGCGGCGGGTGCGGCAGGCGTTGCAGCGGCGGCAGGCGCGGGAAGCCCTGCGGCGGCCGCGGCCGCGGCCGCCGAGCCAACGCTGAGTCGCCCGGCCTATATGGCCTATGGCCGCATGATCGCGGCGATCAACAGCAGCACCGACGCCCACGCCAAGGTCGTCATGGTGCTGGCGGCGAGCCAGAACGACGGTCAGGCGGCCGTGATTCAGGGGCTCTCCGTCGAACTCGAACACCGTTCGGCCAAGCCGATCGTCATTCTCGACATCGCCTCGACCTCTGGTGCGCCGCTGTACGGTAAGCCCAACGCGCAAGGGCTGCTGCCATGGCCGGGTAACGGCGGCAGCGGGACGGCCAGCGCCGACGCGATCGTCAGCACCGGCACGCTCGAGACACTGGCATTTACCCGTGTCGATGGTCACAATATCGTGGTGGCGCAACCGAGCAGCGGGGCCATTCCGTCCTCGTGGCAGCAGGTCACCCAGTTGTTCGATGCACTGCGCCAGTCGCACGACTACATCGTCGTGCATGCACCGCCCTCAAGCCAATCCTTCACCGGCATCGAAAACGCATCGCTGGCCGACGCAACGGTCCTCGTGGTGCGCGCCGAATCGACCCGCAAGCCGGTGATCGCCGGCCTCAAGTCGCAGGTCGAAGACGCAGGCGGACACTTGATCGGCGTGGCACTCACGCACCGTCGCGGGTACATCCCCGCGGCGATTTACCGCTTCTTCTAG
- a CDS encoding DUF6492 family protein produces MQQISAILPIKTRGRHYADNIGRCDILFSSLRHFTTPDLFHRFVIIVPHDEVDEVKGYAKAWSDFPIEVIDESLYMGAFAEFSQRHQIRNWHRQQIIKINAPEWIETEYFLIFDPDCFATHAFDVNSLIVDGRAVTHLQPRNVEPYYWEASSKLLDVEPHLERDGVWWTPATLSRSLCLSLQQRLEAVHGTDWKRVLLANYAVDWTEYTLYWLNAEHEGLLERYHTQAVPPQRTLHATESVWFAEKMQEWDAAHYFAPDSDGLFAVVQSNTQIPLDQVVAKLSPYFPITIQPYERHIDPVLKGAELYSAVVRRGLKMLKKLRG; encoded by the coding sequence ATGCAACAAATCAGCGCGATCCTGCCGATCAAGACCCGGGGACGACACTACGCCGACAACATCGGCCGCTGTGACATCCTCTTCTCGTCGCTGCGTCACTTCACGACGCCGGATCTGTTTCATCGGTTCGTCATCATCGTGCCGCACGACGAGGTCGACGAGGTCAAGGGCTACGCCAAGGCGTGGTCGGATTTCCCCATCGAGGTCATCGACGAGTCGCTGTACATGGGCGCGTTCGCGGAGTTCTCGCAGCGTCACCAGATTCGCAACTGGCACCGCCAGCAGATCATCAAGATCAACGCACCGGAGTGGATCGAAACCGAGTACTTCCTGATCTTCGATCCGGATTGTTTCGCCACCCATGCGTTCGACGTGAATTCGCTCATCGTCGACGGCCGAGCGGTCACGCACCTCCAGCCGCGCAATGTCGAGCCCTACTACTGGGAAGCCTCGTCCAAGCTGCTCGACGTCGAGCCGCACCTGGAGCGCGACGGCGTCTGGTGGACGCCTGCCACGCTCTCGCGATCGCTCTGCCTGTCGTTGCAGCAGCGTCTCGAAGCGGTCCACGGCACCGACTGGAAGCGCGTACTGCTCGCGAACTATGCCGTCGACTGGACGGAATACACCCTGTACTGGCTCAATGCCGAGCATGAAGGGCTGCTGGAGCGTTATCACACGCAGGCCGTGCCGCCGCAGCGCACGCTGCACGCGACCGAGAGCGTGTGGTTTGCCGAAAAGATGCAGGAGTGGGACGCCGCACATTACTTCGCGCCGGACAGCGACGGCCTCTTCGCGGTCGTGCAAAGCAACACGCAAATTCCGCTCGATCAGGTGGTCGCCAAGCTCTCGCCTTATTTCCCGATTACCATTCAGCCTTACGAGCGCCATATTGACCCGGTGCTCAAGGGCGCCGAGCTTTACTCCGCTGTGGTGCGGCGCGGACTCAAGATGTTGAAAAAGCTGCGAGGCTGA
- a CDS encoding acyltransferase family protein — MSSSQNKLVGIEILRFVSAFAVLIWHYQHFFFQPATASIDVVRSTEPLYGLLHPFYDFGWLGVNVFWTISGFIFFNRYLGRIAERGVSGGLFFLNRFSRLYPLHIVTLIAVAALQAYYVREHHAYFVYPYNTPYDFFVNVIFASGWLTPYTDSFNGPVWSVSTEIVIYVAFFLLARFCRIGLLSTLLLMGLSAAAGGWLIHQQIKGSESNIVYCAFYFFMGGAVHLIYQRLRTVIEQHRLATVALCCAAYAGLFWFCAVFGGTKYLAATVIAPVSIVLLQVIEPWIPDRLAAPIVHLGNTTYSSYLIHFPLQLTTVIVLQQWGIASASVATNAGFLAAYLIVVFVLAHLVYRGFEAPAQTLIRRRMAWLGKRSAVKPVN, encoded by the coding sequence ATGAGCAGTAGCCAGAACAAGCTGGTCGGTATCGAGATTCTGAGATTTGTCAGCGCATTCGCGGTACTCATCTGGCACTACCAGCACTTTTTCTTTCAACCTGCGACGGCTTCGATCGACGTGGTGCGCAGCACCGAGCCGCTCTACGGGCTGCTGCACCCGTTCTATGACTTCGGCTGGCTCGGCGTCAACGTCTTCTGGACGATCTCCGGCTTCATCTTCTTCAATCGCTACCTCGGCAGAATCGCCGAGCGCGGCGTGTCCGGCGGCCTGTTCTTCCTGAACCGCTTCTCCCGGCTGTATCCCCTGCACATCGTCACCCTGATCGCCGTTGCGGCGCTTCAGGCGTACTACGTGCGCGAGCATCACGCGTACTTCGTGTATCCGTACAACACGCCGTACGACTTCTTCGTGAATGTGATCTTCGCCTCCGGCTGGCTCACCCCCTACACCGACTCGTTCAACGGGCCGGTCTGGAGCGTGTCGACGGAGATCGTCATCTACGTCGCCTTCTTCCTGCTCGCGCGGTTTTGCCGCATCGGCCTGCTCTCGACGCTTCTGCTCATGGGCCTGTCAGCGGCCGCGGGTGGCTGGCTGATTCACCAGCAGATCAAGGGCAGCGAGTCGAACATCGTCTACTGCGCCTTCTATTTCTTCATGGGTGGCGCCGTTCACCTGATCTACCAGCGCTTGCGCACGGTGATCGAGCAACATCGTCTCGCGACGGTTGCGCTATGTTGCGCCGCCTATGCCGGGCTGTTCTGGTTTTGCGCCGTTTTCGGCGGCACGAAGTATCTTGCGGCGACGGTCATCGCGCCGGTGTCGATTGTGCTGTTGCAGGTGATCGAACCGTGGATTCCCGACCGGCTGGCGGCGCCCATCGTGCATCTGGGCAACACGACCTATTCGAGCTATCTGATCCACTTCCCGCTGCAACTGACGACCGTGATCGTGTTGCAGCAGTGGGGCATCGCCAGCGCCTCAGTGGCGACGAACGCGGGGTTCCTCGCGGCCTACCTGATCGTGGTGTTCGTGCTGGCGCATCTGGTCTACCGGGGCTTCGAAGCCCCGGCACAGACGCTGATCCGGCGCCGCATGGCTTGGCTGGGCAAGCGCTCGGCGGTCAAACCGGTGAACTGA
- a CDS encoding DUF4434 domain-containing protein: MRRRLLQAAALAACLPLAACTPPPELGGSFVQLWRSHLEWTPQQWRERLTATHALGCKEIFVQWTGIDGEPDNTWMAPDPLIRTLLDESAALGMGVHLGVPYDERWWTAIGTPDDAPDAPLATFLQRTGNNAARYMQQAAWPKHAAFRGWYLPYELEQYDWAVPARLDRLATWLGGMSTVAKATSGQPPAISTYFSRLPTTGTLAGMWSTLLDRVALHPMIQDGVGVAGMSNYTALAPLHDMLLARGAPFDLVIELFEELPSEKDDGTTFNAKAADFSRVKRQWEIARHYGATRLVAFAIDPWVLDDTPGSKALLREWQAALS, encoded by the coding sequence ATGCGCCGCCGCCTTCTGCAAGCCGCCGCGCTGGCGGCCTGCCTGCCGCTCGCCGCCTGCACACCGCCGCCCGAACTCGGCGGCAGCTTCGTCCAGCTTTGGCGCAGCCATCTGGAATGGACGCCCCAGCAATGGCGCGAGCGCCTCACCGCCACGCACGCACTCGGCTGCAAGGAGATCTTCGTGCAGTGGACCGGTATCGACGGCGAACCGGATAACACGTGGATGGCCCCCGATCCCCTGATCCGCACGCTCCTCGACGAAAGCGCCGCGCTCGGCATGGGCGTGCATCTGGGGGTGCCCTACGACGAGCGCTGGTGGACCGCCATCGGCACCCCAGACGACGCCCCGGACGCCCCGCTCGCCACCTTCCTGCAACGCACCGGCAACAACGCTGCACGCTATATGCAGCAGGCCGCGTGGCCGAAACATGCCGCCTTTCGCGGCTGGTATCTGCCTTACGAACTGGAACAGTACGATTGGGCCGTCCCCGCGCGACTGGACAGGCTCGCCACCTGGCTCGGCGGCATGTCCACCGTTGCGAAGGCGACCAGCGGCCAGCCCCCGGCGATTTCTACCTATTTCAGCCGGCTGCCGACGACCGGCACGCTCGCCGGCATGTGGAGCACATTGCTGGACCGCGTCGCGCTGCACCCAATGATTCAGGACGGCGTAGGCGTCGCCGGCATGTCGAACTACACCGCGCTGGCGCCGCTGCACGACATGCTTCTCGCCAGAGGCGCGCCGTTCGATCTGGTCATCGAATTATTCGAAGAACTGCCGTCTGAGAAAGACGACGGGACTACCTTCAACGCGAAGGCGGCCGATTTCTCCCGCGTGAAACGGCAATGGGAAATCGCACGGCACTACGGCGCGACCCGGCTGGTCGCGTTCGCCATCGATCCTTGGGTGCTCGACGACACCCCCGGCTCGAAGGCGCTGCTGCGCGAATGGCAGGCGGCATTGTCCTGA
- a CDS encoding alginate O-acetyltransferase AlgF: MKMLRTMALVCAMTAAGTGVASAEGIFARLYAARPPAGSSFVRVVNPGSAPMRAQVAKGPVQTLSGEKVASTYAIVKGNDAFPIIIDGKPAGTLQVAPDTFNTLVPRREGGKLTFTVLTDAGGTEDGLKAELRFYNLSAQCAGGQLSVSPSGPTLFDNVGQGASVARGINPVKATLVSACGAVSSKTLALPALAPGDHYSLFLVGTPGAPVLRGQLSATDPYQR, translated from the coding sequence ATGAAGATGTTGCGAACGATGGCACTTGTGTGTGCGATGACGGCTGCCGGTACAGGGGTAGCCAGCGCAGAGGGAATTTTTGCCCGGCTCTACGCTGCCCGGCCGCCCGCCGGTTCGTCGTTCGTCCGTGTGGTCAACCCGGGCAGCGCGCCGATGCGCGCACAGGTTGCCAAGGGGCCTGTTCAGACCCTCTCGGGCGAGAAGGTGGCAAGCACGTATGCCATCGTCAAGGGCAACGACGCGTTTCCGATCATCATCGACGGGAAGCCCGCGGGCACGCTTCAGGTCGCGCCTGACACGTTCAACACGCTGGTGCCGCGCCGTGAAGGCGGCAAGCTTACGTTCACGGTCCTGACCGACGCGGGCGGCACCGAAGATGGGCTCAAGGCCGAGTTGCGCTTCTACAACCTGAGCGCGCAATGTGCGGGTGGGCAACTCAGCGTCAGTCCGTCAGGCCCGACGCTGTTCGACAACGTGGGGCAGGGCGCATCGGTGGCGCGCGGCATCAATCCGGTGAAAGCGACGCTGGTGTCCGCGTGCGGCGCGGTCTCGTCGAAAACGCTGGCGCTGCCCGCGTTGGCCCCGGGCGATCACTACAGCTTGTTTCTGGTGGGCACGCCCGGCGCGCCGGTGCTGCGCGGACAGTTGAGTGCGACGGATCCGTATCAGCGCTGA